From a single Pyxidicoccus xibeiensis genomic region:
- a CDS encoding WbqC family protein codes for MPGIPGVLVAEQPHYLPWVDFYEQVARAGTLLVLDNVQWLRRGWQRRTRVALPANVPLPPATEPGFQWLSIPLEDPHRDTLIQDLAVDARQPWARKHLQTLVTLYGRRPHFGTQVLPLLEPFYDAAGREAGPGSLLRVLLGSMALFHEPLGLRPHVVMASTLEKQGDDKTGRLVAYCRQLGAHTYYSGMGSTLYLKPGLFRDADVRVLWQRFRHPPYPQGREGRFVHGMSLVDVLANVPMDEVRRWLEPSPWGPFATPAPGG; via the coding sequence GTGCCGGGCATTCCTGGAGTCCTGGTCGCCGAGCAGCCGCACTACCTGCCGTGGGTGGACTTCTACGAGCAGGTGGCGCGCGCGGGCACCCTGCTGGTGCTGGACAACGTGCAGTGGCTGCGGCGCGGCTGGCAGCGGCGCACCCGCGTGGCGCTGCCGGCCAACGTGCCCCTGCCCCCGGCCACCGAGCCCGGCTTCCAGTGGCTGTCCATCCCCCTGGAGGACCCGCACCGGGACACCCTCATCCAGGACCTGGCGGTGGACGCGCGCCAGCCTTGGGCGCGCAAGCACCTGCAGACGCTGGTGACGCTCTACGGGCGGCGGCCCCACTTCGGCACGCAGGTGCTGCCGCTGCTGGAGCCCTTCTACGACGCGGCGGGGCGCGAGGCCGGGCCGGGCTCGCTGCTGCGGGTGCTCCTGGGGAGCATGGCCCTCTTCCACGAGCCGCTGGGGCTGCGGCCCCACGTCGTCATGGCCTCCACGCTGGAGAAGCAGGGCGACGACAAGACGGGCCGGCTGGTGGCGTACTGCCGGCAGCTCGGGGCGCACACGTACTACTCGGGCATGGGCTCGACGCTGTACCTGAAGCCTGGCCTCTTCCGGGACGCGGACGTGCGCGTGCTGTGGCAGCGCTTCCGGCACCCGCCCTACCCGCAGGGGCGCGAGGGCCGCTTCGTCCACGGCATGTCGCTGGTGGACGTGCTGGCCAACGTCCCCATGGACGAGGTGCGCCGGTGGCTGGAGCCGTCGCCGTGGGGCCCCTTCGCGACACCGGCCCCGGGCGGGTGA
- a CDS encoding DUF6209 family protein, whose amino-acid sequence MNRLLSLFTLPFLLLGSAASAQTPSVITFNADWTIAASGQLLEGGQVQVAYDVNRLPDCRTTLPDGSPSWSITGHYRINGGPPGSFDLAGLPTTGAPPVIPLPTPGTLELWFKVSGDNCERYDSHYGTNFPFTIHPLNPSAPATILFQEGWVEFVVGTLKQGQPFVIDFDLDRLPECRLLYNGAPTWDVGVRYRFNNGVYGEKSVTQVSGYSRTGTPVTIIPPAGASSVSVWFENWDRGSCRRWDSNLGANYHFSLQP is encoded by the coding sequence GTGAACCGACTCCTGTCCCTCTTCACCCTCCCCTTCCTGCTGCTCGGCAGCGCCGCATCCGCGCAGACGCCCTCGGTCATCACCTTCAACGCCGACTGGACGATTGCTGCCTCAGGGCAGCTGCTCGAGGGCGGACAGGTCCAGGTTGCCTACGACGTGAACCGCCTGCCGGACTGCCGCACCACCCTGCCGGATGGCAGCCCCTCCTGGAGCATCACCGGCCACTACCGCATCAACGGCGGCCCCCCCGGCAGCTTCGACCTCGCGGGTCTGCCCACCACCGGCGCGCCTCCCGTCATCCCGCTCCCGACGCCGGGCACGCTGGAGCTCTGGTTCAAGGTGTCCGGTGACAACTGCGAGCGCTATGACTCGCACTACGGAACCAACTTCCCCTTCACCATCCACCCGCTCAATCCGTCGGCCCCGGCCACCATCCTCTTCCAGGAGGGCTGGGTGGAGTTCGTCGTAGGCACGCTGAAGCAGGGCCAGCCCTTCGTCATCGACTTCGACCTCGACCGGCTCCCCGAGTGCCGCCTCCTCTACAACGGAGCGCCCACCTGGGACGTGGGCGTGCGCTACCGGTTCAACAACGGCGTGTACGGCGAGAAGAGCGTCACCCAGGTCTCCGGCTATAGCCGCACCGGGACGCCGGTGACGATTATACCTCCCGCCGGGGCAAGCTCCGTCTCCGTGTGGTTCGAGAACTGGGACCGCGGCTCCTGCCGCCGCTGGGACTCCAACCTCGGCGCGAACTACCACTTCAGCCTGCAGCCGTAG
- a CDS encoding acyl-CoA dehydrogenase family protein, whose product MGFFQEPPVLGNQYDDDALLQSYLARTLPEDLRRALTDEFRELGDLGGNHFYQFQLRDRLNEPELTQWDAWGNRIDHIEVSPLWKEAEALSARRGLVATAYEQKSAELSRVHQFTLNYLVQASLDVYSCPLAMTDGAARSLLMLGNPALIERALPHLTSRDPATAWTSGQWMTERTGGSDVGLTQTVARQSPEGWRLYGTKWFTSATTAQMALTLARPEGNGPGGKGLAIFYVETRDAAGKLNGIQINRLKDKLGTRKVPTAELTLDGTLAIPVAGLTDGIKNMAWMLNVTRTWNAMGAAWSMRRALALARDYAKRRVQFGAPLSEKPLHVDTLAGLEAEFQAGFMLSFRAVELLGRMEAKVATEQDLLLQRLVTPLAKLTTGRQAVHVTSEVSEAFGGAGYVEDTGVPRLQADSQVLSIWEGTTNVLSLDTLRALAKEGTLEAFFHEVEGRLARVKDAGLRPCVDAANNAMEHARAWVMGAMGNPATLEAGARRFSLTLGRTLELALLSDHAQWCLENGHGPRSKAAARRFAQHGVDLIRDEMDLDDARLLS is encoded by the coding sequence ATGGGCTTCTTCCAGGAACCGCCGGTACTCGGCAACCAGTACGACGACGATGCACTGCTGCAGAGCTACCTGGCACGCACGCTGCCAGAGGACCTCCGCCGCGCTCTGACGGACGAGTTCCGCGAGCTGGGTGACCTGGGCGGGAACCACTTCTACCAGTTCCAGCTCCGCGACCGGCTGAACGAGCCGGAGCTCACCCAGTGGGATGCGTGGGGGAACCGCATCGACCACATCGAGGTCTCCCCGCTGTGGAAGGAGGCCGAGGCCCTGTCCGCACGACGCGGGCTGGTGGCCACCGCCTACGAGCAGAAGAGCGCCGAGCTCAGTCGCGTGCACCAGTTCACCCTGAACTACCTCGTGCAGGCGTCGCTGGATGTGTACTCGTGCCCGCTGGCGATGACGGACGGCGCGGCCCGCTCGCTGCTGATGCTCGGGAACCCGGCGCTCATCGAGCGCGCCCTGCCCCACCTGACGTCGCGCGACCCGGCGACCGCGTGGACCTCCGGCCAGTGGATGACCGAGCGGACCGGTGGCTCGGACGTGGGCCTGACGCAGACGGTGGCGCGGCAGTCTCCGGAGGGCTGGCGGCTGTACGGGACGAAGTGGTTCACGTCCGCGACGACGGCGCAGATGGCACTGACGCTGGCGCGGCCCGAAGGCAACGGCCCCGGCGGCAAGGGGCTGGCCATCTTCTACGTGGAGACCCGGGACGCGGCCGGGAAGCTCAATGGCATCCAGATCAACCGGCTGAAGGACAAGCTGGGGACGCGGAAGGTGCCCACGGCGGAGCTGACGCTGGATGGCACGCTGGCGATTCCGGTGGCCGGGCTGACGGACGGCATCAAGAACATGGCGTGGATGCTGAATGTGACGCGCACGTGGAATGCCATGGGCGCGGCGTGGAGCATGCGCCGGGCGCTGGCGCTGGCTCGGGACTACGCGAAGCGGCGGGTGCAGTTCGGGGCGCCGCTGTCGGAGAAGCCGCTGCACGTGGACACGCTGGCGGGGCTGGAGGCGGAGTTCCAGGCGGGGTTCATGCTGTCCTTCCGTGCCGTGGAACTGCTGGGCCGGATGGAGGCGAAAGTGGCCACGGAGCAGGACTTGCTGCTGCAGCGGCTGGTGACGCCGCTCGCGAAGCTGACGACGGGGCGGCAGGCAGTGCACGTCACGTCAGAGGTCTCCGAGGCCTTCGGCGGCGCGGGCTACGTGGAGGACACGGGCGTGCCGCGCCTGCAGGCGGACTCGCAGGTGCTGTCCATCTGGGAGGGCACTACAAATGTGCTGTCGCTGGACACGCTGCGGGCCCTGGCGAAGGAAGGCACGCTGGAGGCGTTCTTCCACGAGGTGGAGGGGCGGCTGGCCCGGGTGAAGGACGCGGGCCTGCGGCCGTGCGTGGACGCGGCGAACAACGCGATGGAGCACGCTCGGGCGTGGGTGATGGGAGCGATGGGGAACCCGGCCACGCTGGAGGCCGGGGCCCGGCGGTTCTCACTGACGCTGGGCAGGACGCTGGAACTGGCGCTGCTGAGCGACCATGCACAGTGGTGCCTGGAGAATGGGCACGGCCCGCGAAGCAAGGCTGCGGCGCGGCGATTCGCTCAGCATGGCGTGGACCTCATCCGTGATGAGATGGACTTGGATGACGCGAGGCTGCTGAGCTGA
- a CDS encoding alpha/beta fold hydrolase produces the protein MPYRRNTRFVTAPDGTRVAWHTHYGNLSEEAADAELRDRPPVLLTNGIGTSENFWRYIVGNLEQDHRVTHWNYRGHGSSEDSCNGDYRVPVHVDDLERVTEAVMARGDGRPPHHVAFSMGVRVLLELYQRRPDLVPSMTLIAGTPGAPGSGTDRLTARVALTATRGLFRATTPVLPLAAPVVHAVISSRFAYPLGRAMGALRPRAPRADIEEFMRALRRMSPEAYWHTLCGLAEGHAWDVVSRVRVPTLIIAARDDTLVPLSEMERMRDAMPHAHWLRVDDAGHAGLLEAGTEIADAVRGFLVDHGLEPDRRGAPFPG, from the coding sequence ATGCCCTACCGTCGCAACACGCGCTTCGTCACCGCCCCGGATGGGACCCGGGTGGCCTGGCATACGCACTACGGGAACCTGTCGGAAGAGGCCGCGGACGCGGAGCTGAGGGACAGGCCTCCGGTGCTGCTGACCAACGGGATTGGGACGTCCGAGAACTTCTGGCGCTACATCGTCGGCAACCTGGAGCAGGACCACCGGGTGACGCACTGGAACTACCGGGGGCATGGCAGCAGCGAGGACTCGTGCAACGGGGACTACCGGGTGCCGGTGCACGTGGACGACCTGGAGCGCGTCACCGAGGCGGTGATGGCCCGGGGCGACGGCCGTCCGCCGCACCACGTGGCGTTCTCCATGGGGGTGCGCGTCCTGCTGGAGCTGTACCAGCGGCGGCCGGACCTGGTGCCCTCGATGACGCTCATCGCGGGGACGCCGGGAGCGCCGGGCTCGGGCACGGACCGGCTGACGGCCCGCGTGGCGCTGACGGCCACCCGGGGGCTGTTCCGGGCCACCACGCCCGTCCTTCCGCTGGCGGCGCCGGTGGTGCACGCGGTGATTTCCAGCCGCTTCGCCTATCCCCTGGGCCGGGCGATGGGCGCGCTCCGCCCCCGAGCGCCGCGCGCGGACATCGAGGAGTTCATGCGGGCGCTGCGGCGGATGAGCCCAGAGGCGTACTGGCACACGCTGTGCGGGCTGGCGGAGGGCCATGCCTGGGACGTGGTGTCCCGGGTGCGGGTGCCCACGCTCATCATCGCCGCCCGCGACGACACCCTGGTGCCGCTGAGCGAGATGGAGCGCATGCGCGACGCGATGCCGCATGCGCACTGGCTCCGGGTGGATGACGCCGGCCACGCGGGGCTGCTGGAGGCGGGCACGGAGATCGCCGACGCCGTCCGGGGCTTCCTGGTGGACCACGGCCTGGAGCCCGACCGGCGCGGCGCGCCCTTCCCGGGGTGA
- a CDS encoding ATPase, with product MSLFRRPAPPGQPADDSNRSVTPVETPAAPAAPPSPVLSGPPRPRTGLTGASAALPPRAPAPGATTGSRPALPPNEGPEFPTERRSVVVSPDAAIPERRPPPAPPAERRPPPAPPAERRPPPASVTSPDVPERRPPSAPPAAYAGPERRAPAPPGGPGPAAARTPQRRSTDGAMPAADKFWPTQPRNLEETGLNTTFIEELVLKALFAAGEMRGMDLANRLRLPTTIVDDIIEGLRRQKYVDIRGGGGSGVGKSTMIYQLTPFVTDVLRQINDRNRYNGPAPIPFQEWVASVKKQTVRGNRITRTRMEDKFGDLVIRDYIFDGIGPAMNSGRAIFFYGPPGNGKTAICQGMVNCFDGDIFIPHAILIDDFVVKIFDANLHKPVEEEGAPAYDRRWVRCRRPLVVVGGELTLEMLDLVYSPEVRYYEAPFQMKAMNGMLLIDDFGRQKVSPKDLLNRWIVPLESDIDMLTLHTGKKVQVPFDVFAAFSTNLDPSDLVDDAFLRRVRYKLEVQRPDEEQFHEIFQIMCRKRGVPYDASAVDYLLDTHYRPVGRPLAACQPRDLLDQVIDMAHYQGVEPRLDAALLDSAVRGYFVRFDKDKAGGSAASAT from the coding sequence ATGTCCCTGTTCAGGAGGCCCGCCCCCCCGGGCCAGCCGGCCGACGATTCCAATCGCAGCGTCACCCCCGTGGAGACGCCCGCGGCACCCGCCGCTCCCCCCAGCCCCGTGCTCTCCGGGCCGCCCCGCCCGCGCACGGGCCTCACTGGCGCCAGCGCCGCGCTCCCGCCCAGGGCTCCTGCTCCGGGCGCCACCACCGGCTCGCGCCCCGCGCTCCCTCCCAACGAGGGCCCCGAGTTCCCCACCGAGCGCCGCTCCGTGGTCGTCTCCCCCGACGCCGCCATCCCCGAGCGCCGCCCACCGCCCGCGCCACCCGCCGAGCGTCGCCCACCCCCCGCGCCGCCCGCCGAGCGCCGTCCGCCCCCCGCCTCCGTCACGAGCCCCGACGTGCCGGAGCGCCGGCCACCGAGCGCCCCCCCGGCCGCCTACGCCGGTCCCGAGCGTCGTGCTCCCGCCCCTCCTGGCGGCCCGGGCCCCGCCGCCGCTCGCACCCCGCAGCGCCGCAGCACCGACGGCGCCATGCCTGCGGCGGACAAGTTCTGGCCCACGCAGCCGCGCAACCTGGAGGAGACGGGCCTCAACACCACCTTCATCGAGGAGCTGGTCCTCAAGGCCCTCTTCGCCGCCGGTGAGATGCGGGGCATGGACCTGGCCAACCGCCTCCGCCTGCCCACCACCATCGTCGACGACATCATCGAGGGCCTGCGCCGTCAGAAGTACGTCGACATCCGCGGCGGCGGCGGCTCGGGCGTGGGCAAGTCCACGATGATCTACCAGCTCACTCCGTTCGTCACGGACGTGCTCCGGCAGATCAACGACCGCAACCGCTACAACGGCCCCGCGCCCATCCCCTTCCAGGAGTGGGTGGCCTCGGTGAAGAAGCAGACCGTTCGCGGCAACCGCATCACCCGCACGCGGATGGAGGACAAGTTCGGCGACCTCGTCATCCGCGACTACATCTTCGACGGCATCGGCCCCGCGATGAACTCCGGCCGCGCCATCTTCTTCTACGGCCCTCCTGGCAACGGCAAGACGGCCATCTGCCAGGGCATGGTGAACTGCTTCGACGGGGACATCTTCATCCCCCACGCCATCCTCATCGACGACTTCGTGGTGAAGATCTTCGACGCCAACCTCCACAAGCCCGTGGAGGAGGAGGGCGCCCCCGCGTATGACAGGCGCTGGGTGCGCTGCCGGCGTCCCCTCGTCGTGGTGGGCGGTGAGCTGACGCTGGAGATGCTCGACCTCGTCTACTCGCCGGAGGTGAGGTACTACGAGGCCCCGTTCCAGATGAAGGCCATGAACGGGATGCTCCTCATCGACGACTTCGGCCGTCAGAAGGTCTCCCCCAAGGACCTGCTGAACCGGTGGATCGTCCCCCTGGAGAGCGACATCGACATGCTCACCCTGCACACCGGCAAGAAGGTGCAGGTGCCCTTCGACGTGTTCGCCGCCTTCTCCACCAACCTGGACCCCAGCGACCTCGTGGACGACGCCTTCCTGCGCCGCGTCCGCTACAAGCTGGAGGTGCAGCGCCCGGACGAGGAGCAGTTCCACGAGATCTTCCAGATCATGTGCCGCAAGCGAGGCGTGCCCTACGACGCGTCCGCCGTGGACTACCTCCTCGACACGCACTACCGGCCGGTGGGGCGTCCGCTGGCGGCCTGCCAGCCCAGAGATCTCCTCGACCAGGTCATCGACATGGCGCACTACCAGGGCGTGGAGCCGCGCCTGGACGCCGCGCTGCTGGACTCGGCGGTGCGCGGCTACTTCGTGCGCTTCGACAAGGACAAGGCCGGAGGCAGCGCCGCCTCCGCCACCTGA
- a CDS encoding sensor histidine kinase, giving the protein MKFLCISANSQHPVAEELRRQGQEVSVAADAAAAGSVLTHEAVDVLVVETEALAVDGRWLDSLRSLARPDSPFVLGLAPAATEAALEPLLAAGVDEYLTAPFAAEDVRARRLLLERRGRARQQRRSSEEAARGEMERLAAIIQTQADVAMAGLNLDEIMRLLCERSRVLCGADGAAVALVEDGMVEYRVTTGSVAAHTGFRLKVEGSLTGSSLLRGEVMRTDDTEDDVRVNVQATRRVGARSMICVPLWRESRPVGALNVVSSRPNTFDDRDVRTLELMAGLLGAAMGNAAEAKARQELMAQRTAALAALQESQELFASFMNNSPAVAFIKDSQGRRIWVNEPYRRFFQLPESMDLAVLDDTDLMPAASAAHVQREDQLVLASGKPSATEGMIPARDGTPRHWLTYRFIVKERSGRRLLGGVSIDITDRKAMQAQLVVADRLAAVGTLAAGVAHEINNPLAFVLSNLSFLSGELQGVARELPPGRISEMEEVLREAVDGAHRVRHIVRDLRTFSRGDDEVATAVNVQAVLESAITMARGELKMRAQVVREYRDVPLVEGNEGRFGQVFLNLLINAAQAIAPGHPEQNEVRLVLRHSADRVIIEVRDTGVGMAPEVRARIFDPFFTTKPVGEGTGLGLSICHGIVTGFGGEISVESEEGRGSTFRVSLPVAQRSREASPPMRLHLVG; this is encoded by the coding sequence ATGAAGTTCCTGTGCATCAGCGCCAACTCCCAGCACCCCGTGGCGGAAGAGCTGCGCCGGCAGGGGCAGGAGGTGTCCGTCGCCGCTGACGCGGCCGCGGCGGGGAGCGTGTTGACGCACGAGGCCGTGGACGTCCTGGTGGTGGAGACGGAGGCGCTGGCGGTGGACGGGCGGTGGCTGGACTCGCTGCGGTCGCTGGCGAGGCCGGACTCGCCCTTCGTGCTGGGGCTGGCACCGGCGGCCACGGAGGCCGCGCTGGAGCCGCTGCTGGCGGCGGGCGTGGACGAGTACCTGACGGCGCCCTTCGCGGCCGAGGACGTGCGTGCGCGGCGGCTGCTGCTGGAGCGGCGCGGCCGGGCGCGGCAGCAGCGGCGCTCGTCCGAGGAGGCGGCGCGCGGGGAGATGGAGCGCCTGGCCGCCATCATCCAGACGCAGGCGGACGTGGCGATGGCGGGGCTGAACCTGGATGAAATCATGCGGCTGCTGTGCGAGCGCTCGCGCGTGCTGTGCGGCGCGGACGGCGCGGCGGTGGCGCTGGTGGAGGACGGGATGGTGGAGTACCGGGTGACCACCGGCAGCGTGGCGGCCCACACCGGGTTCCGGCTGAAGGTGGAGGGCAGCCTCACCGGCTCCAGCCTGCTGCGCGGCGAGGTGATGCGCACCGACGACACCGAGGACGACGTGCGCGTCAACGTGCAGGCCACGCGGCGGGTGGGGGCGCGCTCGATGATCTGCGTCCCGCTGTGGCGCGAGTCGCGGCCGGTGGGCGCGCTCAACGTGGTCTCCTCCCGCCCGAATACGTTCGACGACCGGGACGTGCGCACGCTGGAGCTGATGGCGGGCCTGCTCGGCGCGGCCATGGGCAACGCGGCGGAGGCGAAGGCGCGCCAGGAGCTGATGGCCCAGCGCACCGCCGCGCTCGCCGCGCTGCAGGAGTCGCAGGAGCTGTTCGCGTCCTTCATGAACAACAGCCCGGCGGTGGCGTTCATCAAGGACTCGCAGGGCCGGCGCATCTGGGTGAACGAGCCCTACCGCCGCTTCTTCCAGCTTCCGGAGAGCATGGACCTGGCGGTGCTGGACGACACGGACCTGATGCCGGCGGCCTCCGCGGCGCACGTGCAGCGCGAGGATCAGTTGGTGCTGGCGTCGGGCAAGCCCAGCGCCACCGAGGGGATGATTCCCGCCCGGGACGGCACCCCGCGCCACTGGCTCACCTACCGCTTCATCGTGAAGGAGCGCTCGGGGCGGCGCCTGCTGGGCGGTGTGTCCATCGACATCACCGACCGCAAGGCCATGCAGGCGCAGCTCGTGGTGGCGGACCGGCTGGCGGCGGTGGGCACGCTCGCGGCGGGCGTGGCGCACGAAATCAACAACCCGCTGGCCTTCGTCCTGTCCAACCTGTCCTTCCTCTCCGGAGAGCTCCAGGGCGTCGCGCGCGAGCTGCCGCCGGGGCGCATCTCGGAGATGGAGGAGGTGCTGCGCGAGGCCGTGGACGGGGCGCACCGCGTGCGGCACATCGTGCGTGACCTGCGGACGTTCTCCCGCGGGGACGACGAGGTGGCCACCGCCGTCAACGTCCAGGCGGTGCTGGAGTCGGCCATCACCATGGCGCGCGGCGAGCTGAAGATGCGCGCGCAGGTCGTCCGCGAGTACCGCGACGTGCCGCTGGTGGAGGGCAACGAGGGCCGCTTCGGGCAGGTGTTCCTCAACCTGCTCATCAACGCCGCGCAGGCCATTGCGCCGGGCCATCCGGAGCAGAACGAGGTGCGCCTGGTGCTGCGGCACTCGGCGGACCGGGTCATCATCGAGGTGCGCGACACCGGCGTGGGCATGGCTCCGGAGGTGCGCGCGCGCATCTTCGACCCGTTCTTCACCACCAAGCCGGTGGGCGAGGGCACCGGGCTGGGGCTGTCCATCTGCCACGGCATCGTCACCGGCTTCGGCGGGGAGATCTCCGTGGAGAGCGAGGAGGGGCGGGGCAGCACCTTCCGCGTGTCCCTGCCGGTGGCGCAGCGCTCGCGCGAGGCGTCGCCGCCCATGCGCCTGCACCTGGTGGGCTGA
- a CDS encoding LysR family transcriptional regulator produces the protein MDLNHLTFFQAVAETRSFTKAAGRLGLDKSRVSRALRALEDTLGTPLLVRTTRSVRLTSEGEALLRQVAPLLSGLRAAVESAPDTSSIPTGDVTLTAPPDVGRALLAPVLAHFRVRQPGVRVRVVLTYDVVDLMEEGVDLALRVGRPGAGSFVARKLMDLEAGFFASPRYLERRGVPTALTDLAGHECLWPAPPRGRGPFRAGGGRPPPAASVQCSDFGFLVELARAGGGVALLPTFLAAQDVALGALVRLLPEQAFRDAPLFLVSRPGRPVPPRVQVLKDFLRETLAHGRSRSG, from the coding sequence ATGGACCTGAACCACCTCACCTTCTTCCAGGCCGTGGCGGAGACGCGGAGCTTCACGAAGGCGGCCGGGCGGCTGGGGCTCGACAAGTCGCGGGTGAGCCGGGCGCTGCGGGCCCTGGAGGACACGCTGGGGACCCCGCTGCTGGTCCGCACGACGCGCTCGGTGCGGCTGACCTCCGAGGGCGAGGCGCTGCTGCGCCAGGTGGCGCCGCTGCTCTCGGGCCTGCGGGCCGCGGTGGAGAGCGCGCCCGACACGTCCTCGATTCCCACTGGCGACGTGACGCTCACCGCGCCGCCGGATGTGGGGCGCGCGCTGCTGGCGCCGGTGCTGGCGCACTTCCGGGTCCGCCAGCCGGGGGTGCGGGTGCGAGTGGTGCTGACGTACGACGTGGTGGACCTGATGGAGGAAGGCGTGGACCTCGCGCTGCGCGTGGGCCGGCCGGGCGCCGGCAGCTTCGTCGCCCGCAAGCTGATGGACCTGGAGGCCGGCTTCTTCGCGTCGCCCCGGTACCTCGAGCGCAGGGGCGTTCCCACCGCGCTCACGGACCTCGCGGGCCACGAGTGCCTGTGGCCCGCGCCCCCGCGAGGGCGGGGGCCCTTCCGCGCGGGGGGAGGGAGGCCACCGCCGGCCGCCTCGGTGCAGTGCTCCGACTTCGGCTTCCTGGTGGAGCTGGCGCGGGCAGGAGGAGGGGTGGCGCTGCTCCCCACCTTCCTCGCGGCCCAGGACGTTGCCCTGGGGGCGCTGGTGCGCCTCCTGCCGGAGCAGGCCTTCCGCGATGCGCCGCTGTTCCTCGTGTCCCGGCCTGGAAGGCCGGTGCCGCCACGGGTGCAGGTGCTCAAGGACTTCCTGCGGGAGACGCTGGCACATGGCAGAAGTCGAAGCGGGTAG
- a CDS encoding phytanoyl-CoA dioxygenase family protein, with translation MLCVDAEQFDIGPLLAHYAEHGYARLGPVLGEAGLEALRERADDLMLGRVAYPGLFFQPDATTGRYEDAPLGLGWQGPSLDYRKLEKLEKDPRFLAWMENPLFERIARARISGDVVLYRAILFHKGQAGGSNLPWHQDGGRLWGLTREPELQIWTALDDAPVDGGCLEVVPGSHRGGLVTELGGVIPPDAVAAADAERRAVPLPVRAGESLLIHNHVWHRSGRGRPGLRRRAFSACYMDADVRCVRKKKAPRVFPPLFRR, from the coding sequence ATGCTCTGCGTGGACGCGGAACAGTTCGATATCGGCCCCTTGCTCGCGCACTACGCCGAGCACGGCTATGCGCGCCTGGGCCCCGTGCTGGGCGAGGCGGGGCTGGAGGCCCTGCGCGAGCGGGCAGACGACCTCATGCTCGGCCGCGTCGCGTACCCGGGGCTGTTCTTCCAGCCGGACGCCACCACCGGCCGCTACGAGGACGCGCCGCTGGGGCTGGGCTGGCAGGGGCCGTCGCTCGACTACCGCAAGCTGGAGAAGCTGGAGAAGGACCCGCGCTTCCTCGCGTGGATGGAGAACCCGCTGTTCGAGCGCATCGCCCGCGCCCGCATCTCCGGTGACGTCGTCCTGTACCGCGCCATCCTCTTCCACAAGGGCCAGGCCGGCGGCAGCAACCTGCCGTGGCACCAGGACGGGGGCCGCCTCTGGGGCCTCACCCGCGAGCCGGAGCTGCAGATCTGGACGGCGCTGGACGACGCCCCCGTGGACGGAGGCTGCCTGGAGGTCGTGCCCGGAAGCCACCGGGGCGGCCTGGTGACGGAGCTGGGGGGCGTCATCCCCCCGGACGCGGTGGCCGCCGCCGACGCGGAGCGCCGCGCCGTGCCCCTGCCCGTGCGCGCCGGCGAGTCGCTGCTCATCCACAACCACGTGTGGCATCGCTCCGGACGCGGCCGCCCCGGGCTGCGCCGCCGCGCCTTCTCCGCCTGCTACATGGACGCGGACGTGCGCTGCGTGCGCAAGAAGAAGGCGCCGCGCGTCTTCCCGCCCCTGTTCCGGCGCTGA